The window CCCAGCTCGCCGCCCTCGTGAATGGAGCCGGGGGTCTCCGGCGCGACGTGACTCGGGATTCCGCCGGGGAACGAGAACTGGGTGAACAGCCGCTTCATGCCTTCCTCATCCTGGGAGATGTTGGGGTACACCTCGCTATACGTCCCCTCAAGGTAGGCGTTGGCCACCAGGCCGGGCCCGCCGTGTCCCGGGCCGGTGATATAGATGACGTTCAGGTCCTGTTCCTTGATGAGCCGGTTGAGATGAACATAGATGAGGTTCAGACCAGGGGTCGTCCCCCAATGACCGAGCAACCGCGGCTTGATGTGCGCGCGCTTGAGCGGCCGTTTCAGCAGCGGATTGTCGTACAGGTAAATTTGGCCGACGGAGAGATAATTGGCCGCGCGCCAGTACGCGTCCATCTTTCGCAGCAACTCCCGGCTCAATCCTTTCTGCGACACTCTGCCCATAAGCCTGACTCCTTCCTTTGGCTGGATCTTCTGTTCAACGTGCAGACGAGGAGCCATGCCGTGCCCGCCTGGTCCGATTCCCACAGGTTTGCCATGGTGAAGTTCTGTCGCTTCTTGCCTTTTGCTTCACTGTGGAAGCGAGCGCACATACGCGAGCACTTCACGGGCCTCCTCATCGGACAGTACCCACTGCCAGGTTCCCATCGCGGTATTCGTCCTCCCATCATGGATCGTCTTGAGCAAGTCACTATCGAGTTTCTTCCGAACGGAGGCGGAGGTTAGATCGGCAGGCGGTGGGTTGAACAACCGATGGCCGTCTCCCTTTCCACTGGCACCATGGCAGACCATGCAGTACTTCACGTAGAGCTGCTTACCTGGGACAGCAGACTCTTTTGCCGCCATGACGCCACCCTCGCATGCGCCCATGAGGACGATGAGGATAAGCAGCGTATGAACTACTGCGTTCATCTTCGTCTCCCCTTCACCGATCGTCGCGATATCGGTAGTCTCTCTCGCCTGGTCCATACATCACTCCTTTCGGTCAGCTCTCGGTCAAAACGACAGATACAGTCCTCCACCGACCATCTCGATCTTTTGGGCGAAGAACTGCCCGTAGGGAGCGACACCGTGATAATAGTTCAGGAGCAACCTGAAGCGGCGGTCGGTGCCGGCCTTCGACCATTCCACACCGCCGATGACGTTGGTATTGATGATCCAATGAAGTTCCTCGAAGGTCTGAAAGTCCGTGCCGAGGACCGGAGTCAGACGAAGTCGAGGCAGTGATCCCGCCAAGATCGGGGCCACGATGGTTGGTCCTCGTAACTCTATTCCCCAGTGCACCCCGTTCCGGTCCAGGGTGGCCGGTTCCCGGTGAATCAACGTGCTTCCGCCGGCGTACACCCGTCCCCACCCTCCCGGCGCGTCGAGGGACACGATCGCCTCGACCGCCTCGAAGCTCAGGTTCACCCGATTGAATCCTGGTCTGCCCAAGAGAAACTCATCGCCCAGGTGACTGCTCTGATGGTACAGCCGCACGCGGGCGGAGATGAGTCCGCTCCGCCACGAGACAGGAATCCCGATTATGTAGTCAGCATTGATGAGGTCGGAGGAAGCGGCATCCATATCGAACTGCGCAAAGACACCGGCGAGAATGCCGACCTGCCAGCCGTTGCAACCGTTCCGCCGTCCGATGAGACCGAAGTTATCGCCGAACCCGACCGATCCGAGATTGGCAGAGGTGTTGTTGGAGCGGATGCGGGTCGCCTGCCAGGAGGCAAAAAACTGCGGCTGTTTCGGATCGGCCCAGAGCGGACGAAAGACGTCGTTTTCGGGAAAGGCTTCCATCGCGGACGAACCGTCGCTTGAAGAGACCGTGCCGATTCCTTCATAGCGACAATCACCATGGGTCGTTTCCTCGGCAGTGGCCGGACCATGGTGACTGAGGGAGAGCAGCGCAAGGACCGTGCATTGCGCAAGCCGCGAAAGACGACGAGAGTGCTCTTGACCGATTGCTGCGTCGAGAAAGTTCCGCATGTGATCCGACTCCGGCAAAAACCTCGAAGCGAGCCTGTCATCGTTCTGCGGCCAAACTTGCGCGGAAACGTAACAGAGCCCCGGCAAAAAATACGGCGCCGATTCCGATGATCGCCGCAAACTGCGGCCAGACCACGTCGAAGCCGGCGCCGCGGTACAGGATGGCCTGAGCCAAACTCGTAAAATGCGTGGTCGGCGCCGCCAGCATGATGGTCTGCACGATCTCCGGCATGCTCTCGCGCGGTGTGATGCCACCGGACAGCATCTGCAACGGCAGGATGACGAGAATCATCAGCAGCCCGAATTGCGGCATCGAGCGAGCGACCGTCGCCATGAGGATGCCCATCGAGGTCGTGGAGAACAGGTGCAGCATCGCCCCGAACAGGAACAACGGGGCGGAACCAGCGATGGGAACCCCCAAGGCTCCCTGCACGACGAACCGCAAGGACAACCCGGTACAGATCAATACGACGAAGCCGTTCGCCCACACCTTGGCCGCCATGATCTCAAAGGGAGCGAGAGGCATGACCATCAGATGCTCGAGTGTGCCGTGCTCGCGTTCCCGAATCAGGGCGGCACCGGTCAGGATGATCGACAACATCGTCACCTGGCTGATGATCTCCATCACGCCGCCGAACCAAACGCCGCTCAGGTTGGGATTGAACTTCACACGTATCGCGAGCGTAATCGGCAGCACGGTCCCGGTCCGATGGCGCTGGACAACTTCGGCGATTTCACCCGTCACAATGTTTTGGATGTAATTCGCGCCGATGAAGGCCTGCGTCATCCGCGTGGCATCGATGTTGACCTGAAGCGCCGGGTGCTTGCCGGCAAGCACGTCCTTTTGAAAGTCCGGAGGGATATCGAGCACAAACGTGTACTCCCCGGCATCCAGGCCAGGGTCGATCTCGTCCATCGAGATCAGTCGCGGCTGTTTGAAATAGGGACCATAGAAGGCGCTGATGATGCGAGCCGAGAGCGGCGACGCATCCTCGTCGACGATGCCGATCGGCGCGTTATGCAGCTCTCGGGATTGAGCCGTCGCAGCCGAATAAATCATGATCGAGAAACTCGCGAGAATGAAGAAGACCAGAATCTTGTCATGCCCCAGGCTGCGCAATTCTTTGAGCCCCAGCTGGATGATATTGGATACGTGCGTCATCTTCATGTGCCCTGTTTTTTCAGCAAGACCACGCTGAGCAGAGTCAAGACCGGGATGAAAATCGCCAAGGCCATCAGGTACCCATAGAGGTCCCAGAAGTCTAGGCCCTTGGTAAAGGTCCCGCGACTGATCACGAGGAAATAGGTCGCCGGCCAGACCTGGCCGATAAGTGCGCCGATCCCCTCAAGCGAGGACACCGGATCGGTCAACCCCGAAAACTGGACCGTGGGCAGCATCGTCAAGATCGCTGTCCCGGCCACTGCACCGATCTGGCTACGGGTGAACGCGGACATCAGCAAGCCGATTCCCGTCGTGACGATCACATACAGAACTCCTCCCAACGTCAGCGTGATAAAACTTCCCTTGAGAGACACGTTGAACGCCACGACCGCCAAGGCGACGAGGCCGAAGAAGCTGACCATGCTGAGGGCGACGTAGGGGAGCTGTTTTCCCAGCAGGAACTCCAGGCGTGTGACCGGCGTCACATACAGATTCGTGATGGAGCCGAGCTCTTTCTCCCGCACCACGCCGAGGGCCGTCATGAGAGCCGGAATGAAAACCAATAACAGCGGAATCACCGCCGGAACCATCGATTCCAGACTTTTGAAGTCCTGGTTGTAGCGGTAGCGCATCTCGAGATCGGCGAGGCCGGTCTGTGGCTGAGCGCCATCCGTGCGACGGGCGAGGTCGGCGAGGTACTGATAGTGCATGCCTTGTACGTATCCCTTGATGGTCTCGCCCCGGAACGGACTGGCGCCGTCGACCCACACGCCGACCTCGGTCCGGCGCCCTCGCTTCAGATCCCGTCCGAACCCCTCAGGGATCTCGATCGCCACGCTCAACTCGGCGCTGCGCATCCGCCGGTCCAGTTCCGCATCATCGGTGATGAACGGACGCTCGATGAAGTAGCGTGAGCCGGCGAGATTCTGAATGTAGTCCCGGCTCTGCGGCGTTCGGTCACGGTCCAGGGCGGCGAAGCGCAGGTCCTCCACGTCCATGGTAATGCCATACCCGAGAATGAACATGAGCAGCACCGATCCCAGCAGCGCGAACGTAAGCCGGATGGGGTCCCGTTTCAGCTCCATGGCCTCGCGGTGGGCATAGGCGAACAGCCGCATGGGGCTGAACGCCCTGCCACGATCAGCTCGTGCGGGTCCCGCTGCGGAAGGCATTGTCCGGGCGGCTTCCTCAATACCCTCTTTCTGGGTCGCCTCTCCGCTTGCTTCTTCGAGATAGCCGATAAAGGCCTCCTCGAGGTTCGCAACGCCGCGAGTACGGATCACGCCTTCGGGCGTGTCGCTCACCAGCACACGCCCCGCGTGCATCAGCGAGATACGGTCGCAACGTTCCCCTTCGTTCATAAAGTGGGTGGAGATGAAGATCGTCACGTTGTCCTTGCGGGAGAGTTCGATCAGCAATTCCCAGAACCCGTCGCGAGCGACCGGATCGACGCCGGATGTCGGCTCATCCAGGATCAACACCTCCGGCTGGTGGACCACCGCCACGGCGAGGGAGAGACGTTGGCGAATTCCCAACGGCAGCGCCTCCGCCAGATCATCCAAATAGTCTTTCAGCTTAAACCGCTGGGTGAGTTCGGACACGCGTCCTGGGATCTTCTCCGGCTGGAGGTGGAAGAGGCGGGCATGCAGCTCCAGGTTTTGCCGCACCGTGAGTTCGCTGTAGAGAGAAAACGCCTGGGACATGAAGCCGACACGCTTGCGTGTCTCCAGATCCTGGGCGTTCACCGGCCGGTCGAACAGCCTGGCATCTCCTTCCGATGCGGGCAGCAGGCCGGTGAGCATCTTCATCGTGGTGGTCTTGCCACAGCCGTTCGACCCGAGGAAGCCGAAGATCTCGCCGCGCTCGATGCGAAAACTCACATGATCGACCGCCGTAAACGTGCCGAACCGCATCGTGAGTTCATGCGCTTCGATCGCCGGCGGGCCCTCGTGTCTCCGGCGGGGAGGTATCGCGATGGCGCTGTGGCCCCGGCGTTTCTCTTCGGGGAGCAATGAGACAAAGGCGTCTTCCAACGTGCGGACGTTCAGGCGACCCTTCAGTTCCGCCGGGCTCCCTGTCGCAAGGACCTTCCCCGCGTCCATGGCCACCAGCCAGTCGAATCGCTCAGCCTCCTCCATGTAGGCGGTGGCCACGAGTACGCTCATCCCCGCGCGCCGCTTCCTGATCCGATCAACAAGGTCCCAGAACTGCCGGCGCGACAACGGATCAACTCCGGTGGTCGGTTCATCCAGAATCAACAGATCGGGGTCGTGAATCAGCGAGCAACATAAGCCCAGTTTCTGTTTCATGCCGCCCGATAACTTCCCGGCGGGACGGTCCCGAAACGGTGTCAACCCCGTGCTGTGCAGCAAGTCCTTGATCCGCCATTCGCGCTCCTCACGGTTCTGCCCGAATAGGCGGCCGAAGAAATCCACGTTTTCGAACACGGAGAGGGTCGCATAGAGGTTGCCTCCCAATCCCTGAGGCATATAGGCGATTCGCGGATAGACCTCGGTGCGATGGCGCACCGTCCCCATATCGCCACCGAGGACGTCGACCCGACCACTTTGAATTTTTTTCGCGCCGGCGAGCAAACCCAACAGACTGGATTTGCCGACTCCGTCCGGCCCGAGGAACCCCACCATGCCTCCGGCCGGAATGTCCAACGTCACCCCATCCACGGCAGTGGTGTCCCCATACCGATGGGTCACATCGGTAAGACGAGCCACTATGGTCGATGATGCACTCATGGGACGAGCTTCGTGTGAAGATATGAGGGCCATGGAGCGGCGGAGTCGAGTTGCACATAGGCCACCCCGGGAAGTCCCGGTTTGACGAGGGCTTCATGGCCTTTGACCAACTCCGGATCGATTTTGACTTTGATCCGAAACATCAGCTTCTCGCGTTCCGACCTGGTCTCCACCTCCTTCGGGGTGAACTGCGCCTTATCCGCGACAAACGAAACCGCCGCGGGGATGACGAGATCCGGCGCCGCATCGAGTGTAATCCTCGCCTGGGCTCCCAGCGCTATTTTCCCCGCCACCGCGGCGGGCAGGAACACCGTCATGTAGACATCGGTCGGATCGATGAGCGTCAAGACCTTTCCTCCGGCCGCCAGCACCTCGCCTGGTTCGGCCAACCGGAATTGGACCCGGCCGCTCCGCGGGGCCAGCAGCACGCTCTCCTTGAGGTCGGCCTGAATCCGATCCATTTGGGCGAGGCTCGCCTCGATGGCCGCTGCCGCCTCGGCCAGTTGGGCCTCGGCCTGGGAGGTGGCGGCCTTGGCCGTTTTCATCTGAGCCTGGGCGCGGTCGTAGTCCTTCACGGAGATGTTGGCGTTGACGTACAGCGCCTGCGCCCGCTCCAGATCCCGCTCAGCCAACAACTCTTCGCTTCGCTGTCGAGCGATTCCCGCCTGGGCCGTGACTTTGCCTTGTCTGGATCGCTGGATTTGCGCCTGCGCCTCTCTCAACTGAGCGTTCAGGGAACTGGTGTCCATGCGCGCCAGCGCTTCCCCGGCTTGAACCGTCTTGCCTTCATCGACCAGCACCGCCGCAATGCGGCCGGGAAACTTGGTGGCCACATCGATCTCCTGCACTTCGAGCCGTCCATTCCCGCTGCCGAATCCGATCAGCGGCGGAGTACGGAGATAGAACCACCATACGGACGTTCCCGCCGCGATCAACAGGATGAGGACGGTGCCTCCGATGAGGCGTCGGGTCATGTTCGGATTCGGCATGGGCTCACCCTCTGGCAATCAGTTGCGTTGTTGTCGGTGCGCCACCGGCGACACCCCGGCGTTCATATAGAACGACTTCAACCGCTCGAACCAGGCGGTCCGCTCTTCCGAACTCTGAAAGAAGCTCATCTGTCCCACCGCCCGCTGCACCCCCATCAAATCGATCAGGAAATCGTACACGGCGTTGGCCGCCGCTTCGTTCGCCGCTATCGCGGCGTTCTGCGAATTCAGCAGCTTGATGATGTCGACCGCTCCCCTCGAGTACTGGTCCACAACGAGATCCAAGTTCTTGCGGGCCGACTCGGCCGCTTTCCGCGAGAGTCGGATGCTGGGGAATGAAGCACCGGTTTGATACAGCGCCGTGCGGACTCGCTGATCCACTTGTTGTGCGGCTGCGGTCCGTTCGATCTGAATCTGGCGCAGTTCTTCACGGGCCTTCAACGCAGTGGCGCTTTTATTCCCGCCTTGGAACAGCGGAAAAGTCAGGCCGATACTCGCCACATAAAAATTGTTCTGCGTCTGTGCAAAGCCGACCGGCCCTAGCGGAACGGTCAGGCTCCCCGCGCCGCCTCCCCCTTGGGCATACTGCTGGAACCCTGCGCCCTGCAGGGCGATCTCCGGGACCCAAAAGGCTCGTTGGGCGTTCGTGAGGGTCCGTTCCTTCGCCGCGATCAACGCATCCAGCCGCCGCAACTCGGGAGCCGCCTTGATCCCTTCTTCGACTTCGAAGTCTCGGTACACCTGAAACCCCCGCGGGTTCTCGATGTACTCGAACAGCTGACGCGTATCGCCCAGCAGAGCGGGATCTTCCAGGGTTTGCTCCACCGTGGAAAACGTTTCCTCCAAGGGCCGGTTGAGCACTCGGTTCAAGGACACCTCCGCCTGCCGTTCTTGCGCCGCGGCGGACAGGACGGATTTTTGTCCGTTGGCCACCTCTGCTTCCCATCGAAAGACCTCGTCCCGCAAGGCATAGCCGACGGATTCACGGGCGGCGGCCAAATCGAGATTGGAACGCGTCAGCTTGAGATTGTCTTTTTGGATACGTTGCACGGTCTTTGTCCGAAGCACGGTCAGATAGGCGACCGCGGCAGTTTGAGCGGTATCCAGTCGCAACTGGTTCCGCTCCTCTTCACGCGACAGTTGCGTCTTCTGCTCGACCGTATAACGGGACCAGGCATCGTCCGAATAGAGGAGCTGGCGGAATCCGCCGATGGCGATGGCCGCTTGCCCGGGGGTCCCGCCTGTCCCAAATGTGTCGGGGCCTCGACCGTTGAGGACGCCGGAGGTGCCCACGAGGACCTGAGGCAGAAGGCCGGACCGTGCCTGACCGACCTGCCCGAGTCCCGCCTCCACCTTCCGGTTCGCGGCAGCCAGGTCCAGGTTCCCTTCCATGGCGTGGCGTACCGCATCGAATAATGCGAGGCGTCGCGAGGTATTGGTGACATCCTCGTTCACCAGCTCCGCCTCGCTGAGCACTTGGAAACTCGGCCACTTGTCGATGGCCCGCACCGTCGCCATGTTGATGGAGAGCTGCTCGCCCTGAGCAAAGGCGGTCTCAATCCGTCCTGCGTCGGTTCCCGAGAGAATGCGCTGGACATTCGCTGCAATCGTCCGCGCCATTCGGCGCACATCCAACTCAGGCGACAGGGCGACGGACACGCCTCGTTGGACGTCGCGCTGTCCCGAGGACGAAAAGCTGGGGAGACGACGAGCCGTGAGACCGGCCACGAGGTGGTCGAATTCGGCCGAAGGGAGGCGTACCAGCGGCGACAGGTACACGGCTTCCGTGTTCGGAGGGATTGCGGCAAGGGCCGCTTGACCGGAGCTATCGACGGGAATCACTGCGAGTTGGACCGCTTGTGCTTCCGCGATCTTGCGGGCGCGAGCTTGGAACAGCGGGAAGGTTTCCAGCAGGACGCGATCAACCAGCACACTTAACCGCCTAAAGGGAAACACCTCTTTGAACGCGGTGAGATTCCGATCGAAACTCTTCAAGGATACGAGGTAGTTCAGGTTCTTGACGCCGCTCGTTCCCTTTTTAAAGGGCAAGCCCTGCAACTGCTGATCGAGCACGAAGGGAGCGATCACCGGTTTGGACA is drawn from Nitrospira sp. and contains these coding sequences:
- the rbbA gene encoding ribosome-associated ATPase/putative transporter RbbA, yielding MSASSTIVARLTDVTHRYGDTTAVDGVTLDIPAGGMVGFLGPDGVGKSSLLGLLAGAKKIQSGRVDVLGGDMGTVRHRTEVYPRIAYMPQGLGGNLYATLSVFENVDFFGRLFGQNREEREWRIKDLLHSTGLTPFRDRPAGKLSGGMKQKLGLCCSLIHDPDLLILDEPTTGVDPLSRRQFWDLVDRIRKRRAGMSVLVATAYMEEAERFDWLVAMDAGKVLATGSPAELKGRLNVRTLEDAFVSLLPEEKRRGHSAIAIPPRRRHEGPPAIEAHELTMRFGTFTAVDHVSFRIERGEIFGFLGSNGCGKTTTMKMLTGLLPASEGDARLFDRPVNAQDLETRKRVGFMSQAFSLYSELTVRQNLELHARLFHLQPEKIPGRVSELTQRFKLKDYLDDLAEALPLGIRQRLSLAVAVVHQPEVLILDEPTSGVDPVARDGFWELLIELSRKDNVTIFISTHFMNEGERCDRISLMHAGRVLVSDTPEGVIRTRGVANLEEAFIGYLEEASGEATQKEGIEEAARTMPSAAGPARADRGRAFSPMRLFAYAHREAMELKRDPIRLTFALLGSVLLMFILGYGITMDVEDLRFAALDRDRTPQSRDYIQNLAGSRYFIERPFITDDAELDRRMRSAELSVAIEIPEGFGRDLKRGRRTEVGVWVDGASPFRGETIKGYVQGMHYQYLADLARRTDGAQPQTGLADLEMRYRYNQDFKSLESMVPAVIPLLLVFIPALMTALGVVREKELGSITNLYVTPVTRLEFLLGKQLPYVALSMVSFFGLVALAVVAFNVSLKGSFITLTLGGVLYVIVTTGIGLLMSAFTRSQIGAVAGTAILTMLPTVQFSGLTDPVSSLEGIGALIGQVWPATYFLVISRGTFTKGLDFWDLYGYLMALAIFIPVLTLLSVVLLKKQGT
- a CDS encoding DUF1207 domain-containing protein, whose amino-acid sequence is MRNFLDAAIGQEHSRRLSRLAQCTVLALLSLSHHGPATAEETTHGDCRYEGIGTVSSSDGSSAMEAFPENDVFRPLWADPKQPQFFASWQATRIRSNNTSANLGSVGFGDNFGLIGRRNGCNGWQVGILAGVFAQFDMDAASSDLINADYIIGIPVSWRSGLISARVRLYHQSSHLGDEFLLGRPGFNRVNLSFEAVEAIVSLDAPGGWGRVYAGGSTLIHREPATLDRNGVHWGIELRGPTIVAPILAGSLPRLRLTPVLGTDFQTFEELHWIINTNVIGGVEWSKAGTDRRFRLLLNYYHGVAPYGQFFAQKIEMVGGGLYLSF
- a CDS encoding HlyD family efflux transporter periplasmic adaptor subunit, which gives rise to MPNPNMTRRLIGGTVLILLIAAGTSVWWFYLRTPPLIGFGSGNGRLEVQEIDVATKFPGRIAAVLVDEGKTVQAGEALARMDTSSLNAQLREAQAQIQRSRQGKVTAQAGIARQRSEELLAERDLERAQALYVNANISVKDYDRAQAQMKTAKAATSQAEAQLAEAAAAIEASLAQMDRIQADLKESVLLAPRSGRVQFRLAEPGEVLAAGGKVLTLIDPTDVYMTVFLPAAVAGKIALGAQARITLDAAPDLVIPAAVSFVADKAQFTPKEVETRSEREKLMFRIKVKIDPELVKGHEALVKPGLPGVAYVQLDSAAPWPSYLHTKLVP
- a CDS encoding TolC family protein, encoding MRLNTWLSIVGIGLALFWSREAETKPLPVVQIGIVRDGPSDLVPEFRDLIRKEIVELTSREFDVRFPDEGQLQGGWSAKGVNQAVDRLLAQPRVDLIIALGILASHEVSQRKPLSKPVIAPFVLDQQLQGLPFKKGTSGVKNLNYLVSLKSFDRNLTAFKEVFPFRRLSVLVDRVLLETFPLFQARARKIAEAQAVQLAVIPVDSSGQAALAAIPPNTEAVYLSPLVRLPSAEFDHLVAGLTARRLPSFSSSGQRDVQRGVSVALSPELDVRRMARTIAANVQRILSGTDAGRIETAFAQGEQLSINMATVRAIDKWPSFQVLSEAELVNEDVTNTSRRLALFDAVRHAMEGNLDLAAANRKVEAGLGQVGQARSGLLPQVLVGTSGVLNGRGPDTFGTGGTPGQAAIAIGGFRQLLYSDDAWSRYTVEQKTQLSREEERNQLRLDTAQTAAVAYLTVLRTKTVQRIQKDNLKLTRSNLDLAAARESVGYALRDEVFRWEAEVANGQKSVLSAAAQERQAEVSLNRVLNRPLEETFSTVEQTLEDPALLGDTRQLFEYIENPRGFQVYRDFEVEEGIKAAPELRRLDALIAAKERTLTNAQRAFWVPEIALQGAGFQQYAQGGGGAGSLTVPLGPVGFAQTQNNFYVASIGLTFPLFQGGNKSATALKAREELRQIQIERTAAAQQVDQRVRTALYQTGASFPSIRLSRKAAESARKNLDLVVDQYSRGAVDIIKLLNSQNAAIAANEAAANAVYDFLIDLMGVQRAVGQMSFFQSSEERTAWFERLKSFYMNAGVSPVAHRQQRN
- a CDS encoding ABC transporter permease, coding for MKMTHVSNIIQLGLKELRSLGHDKILVFFILASFSIMIYSAATAQSRELHNAPIGIVDEDASPLSARIISAFYGPYFKQPRLISMDEIDPGLDAGEYTFVLDIPPDFQKDVLAGKHPALQVNIDATRMTQAFIGANYIQNIVTGEIAEVVQRHRTGTVLPITLAIRVKFNPNLSGVWFGGVMEIISQVTMLSIILTGAALIREREHGTLEHLMVMPLAPFEIMAAKVWANGFVVLICTGLSLRFVVQGALGVPIAGSAPLFLFGAMLHLFSTTSMGILMATVARSMPQFGLLMILVILPLQMLSGGITPRESMPEIVQTIMLAAPTTHFTSLAQAILYRGAGFDVVWPQFAAIIGIGAVFFAGALLRFRASLAAER
- a CDS encoding cytochrome c, with translation MDQARETTDIATIGEGETKMNAVVHTLLILIVLMGACEGGVMAAKESAVPGKQLYVKYCMVCHGASGKGDGHRLFNPPPADLTSASVRKKLDSDLLKTIHDGRTNTAMGTWQWVLSDEEAREVLAYVRSLPQ